A single window of Neospora caninum Liverpool complete genome, chromosome XII DNA harbors:
- a CDS encoding putative protein phosphatase 2C: protein MAIQALVVDMAIYSHPNVRIQALFDGHGGPHVAHYAANHLQSLFAKHRSLSRQTIEKICNDLDEELKMYKIIHSGSTGVIVVIEKVEKPEQVTVRGRQIVGDPAITPLKEEYGQEASPAAQITLGSPDAPFRLYVINVGDSRAMLLGGNDYYEMTKDHKPDDPEEKSRIERAGGFVTDETARSVARVNGLLAVSRSFGDFLLKEPGSGDTPVISKPDIRYFFATYGDLLLLFCDGVTEPAEMSWAHVAAFARETFSQTNDVVKTATFLADKAYAAGSFDNISTIVTSLRQEPAAVPVATLQAHVWTRDKLITTLSEDWTHRLETAKSNFFLPLF from the exons ATGGCAATTCAGGCGCTGGTGGTGGATATGGCAATCTATTCCCACCCAAACGTCCGTATACAAGCGCTGTTCGATGGTCATGGCGGGCCGCACGTTGCCCACTACGCTGCGAATCACCTTCAATCTCTTTTCG CGAAGCATAGGAGCTTGTCTCGACAAACCATCGAGAAGATCTGCAATGATTTGGATGAGGAGCTCAAGATGTATAAAATAATACATAGCGGCTCAACAG GTGTAATAGTTGTAATtgagaaggtggagaagcCGGAACAGGTCACCGTTCGTGGAAGACAAATTGTGGGGGACCCGGCAATCACACCTCTCAAAGAGGAATATGGACAAGAGGCGTCACCAGCTGCACAGATAACGCTGGGATCGCCTGATGCTCCATTTCGCCTTTACGTTATAAACGTTG gagacagccgggCGATGCTGCTCGGTGGGAATGACTACTATGAGATGACAAAGGATCACAAACCCGATGATCCCGAAGAAAAGAGCCGCATTGAGCGAGCTGGGGGGTTTGTAACCGATGAGACCGCAAGATCGGTCGCTCGAGTCAACGGACTTTTAGCTGTCAGCAGATCATTCGGCGACTTC CTTTTAAAGGAGCCAGGGTCCGGTGACACACCAGTGATCTCCAAGCCAGATATCCGGTATTTCTTCGCTACCTACGGTGATTTACTGCTCCTCTTTTGTGACG GCGTGACGGAGCCGGCTGAAATGAGCTGGGCTCATGTGGCGGCATTCGCGCGGGAGACTTTCTCACAAACGAATGACGTAGTTAAGACTGCAACGTTTCTTGCCGACAAGGCTTACGCGGCAGGTTCTTTCGACAATATCAGCACAATAGTTACCTCACTCCGTCAGGAGCCCGCAGCGGTTCCTGTCGCAACCCTTCAAGCCCACGTTTGGACCAGAGACAAGCTGA TAACTACACTAAGCGAAGATTGGACGCATCGACTTGAGACGGCAAAAAGTAACTTTTTCTTGCCCCTATTTTAA